A genomic window from Streptomyces sp. MST-110588 includes:
- a CDS encoding helix-turn-helix transcriptional regulator — protein MEGHEEHHGEGRAESGGGSHRETYRETYRERPSPLGGAPGGAAVWTRTAGPSPRPVLPDGCTDLIWTGGRLLVAGPDTRAHTPDAPPGARFVGLRFAPGQGPAVFGVPAHELRDLRVPLADLWPQARVRRLAEQVAGAAAPGRMLEEIAADRLRAGGAPDPARDVIAAIAVALGDGRTVSQVARSVGMGERRLHRRCLEAFGYGPKTLGRVLRLVRALDLARSGMPYAQVAAVAGYADQAHLSREVKSLTGAPLGALTRPG, from the coding sequence ATGGAAGGTCACGAAGAGCACCACGGGGAGGGCCGCGCGGAGAGCGGCGGAGGGAGTCACAGAGAGACGTACAGAGAGACCTACAGAGAGAGGCCGTCACCTCTGGGAGGAGCGCCGGGCGGTGCGGCGGTATGGACGCGTACGGCCGGACCGTCGCCCCGCCCGGTGCTGCCCGACGGCTGTACGGACCTCATCTGGACCGGTGGCCGGTTACTGGTGGCCGGCCCCGACACCCGCGCGCACACCCCGGACGCCCCGCCCGGCGCGCGGTTCGTGGGGCTGCGCTTCGCACCCGGCCAGGGCCCCGCGGTCTTCGGAGTGCCCGCGCACGAACTGCGTGACCTGCGCGTACCGCTGGCGGACCTGTGGCCACAGGCCCGGGTACGGCGGCTGGCCGAGCAGGTGGCCGGGGCCGCGGCTCCCGGGCGGATGCTGGAGGAGATCGCGGCGGACCGGCTGCGCGCGGGCGGCGCGCCCGATCCCGCCCGCGACGTGATCGCCGCGATCGCCGTGGCGCTCGGTGACGGGCGGACGGTCTCCCAGGTGGCGCGATCCGTCGGTATGGGCGAGCGCCGGCTGCACCGCCGGTGTCTGGAGGCTTTCGGGTACGGGCCCAAGACGCTGGGCCGGGTGCTCAGGCTCGTACGGGCGCTGGACCTGGCGCGGTCGGGGATGCCCTACGCCCAGGTGGCGGCGGTGGCCGGATATGCCGACCAGGCGCATCTCTCTCGGGAGGTGAAGTCCCTCACAGGGGCCCCGCTGGGGGCCCTGACACGCCCGGGATAG
- a CDS encoding glutaminase, producing MNYQAVLEEVAAFARPYVGHGQVADYIPALARVPQDRFGIAVADIDGKVYGVGDWEVPFSVQSISKAFSLALVMAQDNERIWDRVGREPSGTPFNSLVQLEWENGIPRNPFINAGALVVTDRLQTLTGDASTTMLHFLREESGNPDLAFDQAVAGSEADHGDRNAALAHFMASFGNLENPVPSVIEHYFWQCSIEMSCRDLAVAGGFLARHGLRADGSRLLEAREAKRINAVMLTCGTYDAAGEFAYRVGLPAKSGVGGGIVAVVPGRCTLCVWSPGLDRRGNSVAGAAALDHFTTLTGWSVF from the coding sequence ATGAACTACCAGGCCGTTCTTGAGGAGGTAGCGGCCTTCGCCAGGCCGTATGTGGGGCATGGGCAGGTGGCCGATTACATACCCGCACTGGCGCGTGTGCCGCAGGATCGTTTCGGTATCGCGGTGGCCGACATCGACGGCAAGGTTTACGGGGTGGGCGACTGGGAGGTCCCCTTCTCCGTACAGTCCATATCCAAGGCATTCTCCCTGGCGCTGGTGATGGCGCAGGACAACGAGCGGATCTGGGACCGGGTGGGCCGCGAGCCGTCGGGCACGCCCTTCAACTCACTGGTGCAGCTCGAATGGGAGAACGGCATCCCGCGCAACCCGTTCATCAACGCGGGCGCGCTGGTCGTCACCGACCGCCTCCAGACCCTGACCGGCGACGCCAGCACCACCATGCTGCACTTCCTGCGCGAGGAGAGCGGCAATCCGGACCTCGCCTTCGACCAGGCCGTAGCCGGGTCCGAGGCCGACCACGGCGACCGCAACGCCGCCCTCGCGCACTTCATGGCCAGCTTCGGCAACCTGGAGAACCCGGTCCCCAGCGTCATCGAGCACTACTTCTGGCAGTGCTCGATCGAAATGAGCTGCCGCGACCTGGCCGTGGCCGGTGGCTTTCTGGCCCGGCACGGGCTGCGGGCCGACGGGAGCCGGCTGCTGGAGGCCCGCGAGGCCAAACGGATCAACGCGGTGATGCTGACCTGCGGGACGTACGACGCGGCCGGCGAGTTCGCCTACCGGGTGGGGCTGCCCGCCAAGAGCGGCGTGGGCGGCGGCATCGTCGCCGTCGTACCGGGCCGCTGCACCCTGTGCGTCTGGAGCCCCGGCCTGGACCGCCGCGGCAACTCGGTGGCCGGCGCGGCGGCCCTGGACCACTTCACGACGCTGACCGGGTGGTCGGTGTTCTGA
- a CDS encoding anti-sigma factor: MSQIAGEPGTQDFVEVRLPAAGAYLSVLRTATAGLAARLDFTLDEIEDLRIAVDEACAILLQQAVPGSVLSCVFRLIDDALQVTVSAPTTDGRAPERDTFAWTVLSALAGKVDSTVAEDRTVTISLYKERGAGPGPS, encoded by the coding sequence GTGTCCCAGATCGCAGGCGAGCCCGGGACCCAGGACTTCGTGGAAGTCCGGCTGCCCGCTGCGGGTGCCTACCTGTCGGTGCTGCGTACGGCCACGGCCGGACTCGCAGCCCGCTTGGACTTCACCCTCGACGAGATCGAGGATCTGCGTATCGCGGTCGACGAGGCGTGCGCGATCCTGCTGCAACAGGCCGTACCCGGCAGTGTGCTGAGCTGCGTCTTCCGTCTGATCGACGACGCACTGCAGGTGACCGTGTCGGCCCCCACGACCGACGGACGTGCCCCGGAGCGCGACACCTTCGCCTGGACAGTGCTCTCCGCGCTGGCCGGCAAGGTCGATTCCACCGTCGCCGAGGACCGTACGGTCACCATCAGCCTGTACAAGGAGCGCGGCGCCGGTCCCGGACCGTCATGA
- a CDS encoding Na+/H+ antiporter: MDVMPLLLLVAGSAAVAGLARRTPVPAPLLVVAAGLLASYLPGVPDYTLDPHIVLPLLLPPLLHTAALDSSYLDLRANLRPVALLSVGYVLFATLVVGYAAYLLIPDLPLTAALVLGAVVAPPDAVAATAIARRLGLPNRITTILQGESLVNDATAITAYKVALAAAVGVGATWTDGIKEFAVAAVGGIGVGVILMGPLHWLRRTLRDSPLLENTLSLLIPFVAYACAEQLGASGVLAVVVVGLYLGHRSWQVDFETRLQEEAVWKMVSFVLESAVFALIGLQLPVVLRGLGEFSGAQAAWYAAVVFVVVVLARFAWVFPATFVPRALSARIRAREPGTNWTAPVIVGWAGMRGVVSLAIAFSIPAAADGGGFPARNLVLFLTFTTVIGTLVVQGLTLPPLIRALKLPGRDVRAETLVEAQAQNTASLAAEARLEELLTDSRNALPGPLADRLRTVMERRRNAVWERLGAVNEEGESADETYRRLAREMIDAERRVFVELRDARRIDDEMLRVLLRRLDLEEAAAYREGAD, from the coding sequence ATGGACGTGATGCCGCTGTTGCTGCTGGTCGCGGGGAGTGCCGCGGTTGCGGGCCTGGCTCGCCGCACGCCGGTGCCGGCGCCCCTGCTGGTCGTCGCGGCCGGGCTGCTGGCCTCGTACCTCCCCGGCGTGCCCGACTACACCCTCGACCCGCACATCGTGCTGCCGCTGCTGCTGCCCCCGCTGCTGCACACCGCGGCCCTGGACAGCTCGTACCTGGACCTGCGGGCCAATCTGCGGCCGGTGGCGCTGCTCTCGGTCGGGTACGTGCTCTTCGCGACGCTCGTCGTCGGATACGCCGCGTACCTGCTCATCCCGGACCTGCCGCTGACCGCCGCACTGGTGCTGGGCGCGGTGGTGGCCCCGCCGGACGCCGTGGCGGCCACCGCCATCGCCCGCAGACTCGGGCTGCCGAACCGGATCACCACGATTCTCCAGGGCGAGTCGCTGGTCAACGACGCCACCGCGATCACCGCGTACAAGGTGGCGCTGGCCGCGGCCGTCGGGGTGGGCGCCACCTGGACCGACGGCATCAAGGAGTTCGCCGTGGCGGCCGTCGGCGGGATCGGGGTCGGAGTGATCCTCATGGGACCGCTGCACTGGCTGCGCCGCACACTGCGCGACTCCCCGCTCCTGGAGAACACCCTCTCGCTGCTCATCCCGTTCGTCGCGTACGCCTGCGCCGAACAGCTCGGCGCGTCCGGCGTACTGGCGGTCGTCGTGGTCGGGCTCTACCTCGGGCACCGTTCCTGGCAGGTCGACTTCGAGACGCGGCTCCAGGAGGAGGCCGTATGGAAAATGGTCTCCTTCGTGCTGGAATCGGCGGTCTTCGCGCTGATCGGGCTGCAACTGCCGGTCGTGCTGCGCGGCCTCGGGGAGTTCAGCGGGGCGCAGGCCGCCTGGTACGCGGCCGTGGTCTTCGTCGTGGTGGTGCTCGCCCGCTTCGCGTGGGTCTTCCCCGCCACCTTCGTGCCGCGGGCCCTCTCGGCCCGTATCCGCGCCCGGGAACCGGGGACGAACTGGACCGCGCCGGTCATCGTGGGCTGGGCCGGCATGCGCGGGGTGGTCTCCCTGGCGATCGCCTTCTCGATCCCGGCCGCGGCGGACGGCGGCGGCTTCCCGGCCCGCAATCTGGTGCTGTTCCTGACGTTCACCACCGTCATCGGCACGCTCGTCGTCCAGGGGCTGACGCTGCCGCCGCTGATCCGCGCCCTCAAGCTCCCCGGCCGCGACGTACGGGCCGAGACGCTGGTCGAGGCGCAGGCGCAGAACACCGCCTCCCTGGCCGCCGAGGCCCGGCTGGAGGAACTGCTGACGGACTCCCGCAACGCCCTTCCCGGCCCGCTGGCCGACCGGCTGCGTACGGTCATGGAGCGGCGCCGCAACGCCGTATGGGAGCGGCTGGGAGCCGTCAACGAGGAGGGGGAGTCGGCGGACGAGACCTACCGGCGGCTGGCGCGGGAGATGATCGACGCGGAGCGCCGGGTCTTCGTCGAGCTGCGGGATGCCCGGCGGATCGACGACGAGATGCTGCGGGTGCTGCTGCGCCGGCTGGACCTGGAGGAGGCGGCGGCTTACCGGGAGGGGGCGGATTAG
- a CDS encoding pyridoxal-phosphate dependent enzyme, with protein MRPRLPSPLQEIEDERFARRGVRLLLKRDDLIHPELPGNKWRKLAPNVRAAAEAGQNTLLTFGGAYSNHLRATAAAGRLLGVATIGVVRGEELARKPLNPSLAQCAADGMRLHFVDRATYRRKSDPEVLDSLRRRFGAWQLIPEGGSNVLAARGCTALGRELRGTAGLVAVACGTGGTLAGLAAGLAPGQRALGFPVLKGGSPHFLNEEVAGLQRAAFGGRRGEWRLEDRFHCGGYARRSPELDAFAEDFEDRHGLPLERLYVAKMLLGLTTLAGEGAFAPGTTVAAVISGAP; from the coding sequence CTGCGGCCACGCCTGCCGTCCCCGCTCCAGGAGATCGAGGACGAGCGGTTCGCGCGCCGCGGCGTACGGCTGTTGCTCAAGCGCGACGATCTGATCCATCCCGAGCTGCCCGGCAACAAATGGCGCAAGCTCGCCCCGAATGTGCGCGCCGCCGCCGAGGCGGGCCAGAACACCCTGCTGACTTTCGGCGGCGCGTACTCCAATCATCTGCGGGCCACCGCCGCCGCCGGCCGCCTCTTGGGTGTGGCCACGATAGGCGTCGTACGGGGCGAGGAACTGGCGCGAAAGCCCCTGAACCCCTCTTTGGCGCAGTGCGCCGCCGACGGCATGCGGCTGCACTTCGTCGACCGCGCCACCTATCGCCGCAAGTCCGATCCGGAGGTTCTGGATTCCCTCCGCCGGCGTTTCGGTGCCTGGCAGTTGATACCGGAAGGCGGCAGCAACGTCCTGGCCGCCCGCGGCTGTACGGCCCTGGGCCGGGAGCTGCGCGGCACCGCCGGCCTGGTGGCCGTGGCGTGCGGCACCGGCGGCACCCTGGCCGGTCTGGCCGCCGGTCTGGCGCCGGGACAGCGCGCCCTGGGATTTCCCGTGCTCAAGGGCGGTTCGCCGCACTTCCTGAACGAGGAGGTGGCCGGGCTCCAGCGGGCGGCTTTTGGCGGCCGGCGCGGCGAGTGGCGCCTGGAGGATCGTTTCCACTGTGGCGGATACGCCCGTCGCTCCCCCGAACTGGACGCGTTCGCGGAGGACTTCGAGGACCGGCACGGGCTGCCCCTGGAACGTCTCTATGTCGCCAAAATGCTGCTCGGCCTGACGACGCTGGCCGGCGAGGGCGCCTTCGCCCCCGGCACGACCGTCGCCGCGGTGATCTCCGGCGCCCCGTAA
- a CDS encoding peptidoglycan recognition family protein — protein sequence MAPPMSADSFVKALKDEGIQVVEVDGWREHNRNHKGPWGPVHGVVIHHTATSGSERTVRICYDGYAGLPGPLCHGVITKDGTVHLVGNGRANHAGLGDGDVLRAVIAEKRLPPVNEANTDGNRYFYGFECENLGDGADPWPQAQLDTIEKAAAAVCRVHGWTERSVIGHLEWQPGKIDPRGFTMDWLRDRIGERLK from the coding sequence ATGGCCCCACCCATGTCGGCTGACAGTTTCGTCAAGGCTCTGAAGGACGAGGGGATCCAGGTCGTCGAGGTCGACGGCTGGCGTGAACACAACCGCAACCACAAGGGCCCGTGGGGCCCGGTGCACGGCGTGGTCATCCACCACACCGCGACGTCCGGGTCCGAGCGGACCGTGCGCATCTGCTACGACGGCTACGCCGGCCTGCCCGGCCCGCTGTGTCACGGCGTGATCACCAAGGACGGCACGGTCCACCTGGTCGGCAACGGCCGTGCCAACCACGCGGGTCTGGGCGACGGGGACGTACTGCGCGCCGTGATCGCCGAGAAGCGCCTTCCGCCTGTCAACGAGGCCAACACGGACGGCAACCGCTATTTCTACGGCTTCGAATGCGAGAACCTGGGTGACGGCGCCGATCCGTGGCCACAGGCTCAGTTGGACACCATCGAGAAGGCCGCGGCGGCCGTGTGCCGTGTCCACGGCTGGACGGAGCGCTCGGTGATCGGGCACCTGGAATGGCAGCCCGGCAAGATCGACCCCCGGGGATTCACGATGGACTGGCTGCGTGACCGTATCGGGGAACGGCTGAAATAG
- a CDS encoding VOC family protein — MTTSSFSPGSAPSPASSSPAARLSAFGMPVADMAASLAFYRRLGLDIPAEADAAPHAEVTLPGGLRLMWDPYETIRSFDPQWTPPAPGSRGATGLAFECADAAGVDRLYADLVDAGYEGDKEPWDTDWGQRYAVVLDPDGRGVDLFAPLPHS, encoded by the coding sequence ATGACGACCAGCTCTTTCTCTCCCGGTTCCGCTCCTTCTCCCGCCTCCTCCTCTCCCGCCGCCCGGCTGTCGGCGTTCGGCATGCCCGTGGCCGACATGGCCGCCTCCCTCGCCTTCTACCGCCGTCTGGGCCTGGACATCCCCGCCGAGGCGGACGCCGCCCCGCACGCCGAGGTCACGCTGCCCGGCGGCCTGCGCCTGATGTGGGACCCGTACGAGACCATCCGCTCCTTCGATCCGCAGTGGACGCCCCCGGCGCCGGGAAGCCGTGGCGCCACGGGGCTGGCGTTCGAATGCGCCGACGCCGCGGGGGTCGACAGGCTGTACGCCGATCTGGTCGACGCGGGCTACGAGGGCGACAAGGAGCCGTGGGACACGGACTGGGGGCAGCGGTACGCCGTCGTGCTGGACCCCGACGGCCGCGGCGTGGATCTCTTCGCGCCACTGCCGCACTCGTGA
- a CDS encoding UBP-type zinc finger domain-containing protein yields MSECPHVPELPRPEPAPLNSTCPECLAVGSHPVQLRLCLTCGHVGCCDSSPFRHATEHFATTGHAVMRSYEPGENWRWCFVDQRLV; encoded by the coding sequence ATGAGCGAGTGTCCGCACGTTCCCGAACTGCCCCGCCCCGAACCGGCCCCGCTGAACTCCACCTGCCCCGAGTGCCTGGCCGTCGGCAGTCATCCCGTACAACTACGGCTGTGCCTGACCTGCGGACATGTCGGCTGCTGCGACTCCTCGCCGTTCCGGCACGCGACGGAGCACTTCGCCACGACGGGGCACGCCGTGATGCGCTCGTACGAACCGGGAGAAAACTGGCGCTGGTGCTTCGTGGACCAGCGCCTGGTCTGA